Genomic segment of Panicum virgatum strain AP13 chromosome 9N, P.virgatum_v5, whole genome shotgun sequence:
TACTCCTACTCGTACCATCCATCCGCGCCGTGTTCGTGGCCGCGACGGCCACCCGCTTCACGTGGCCGGCCGTTGGGTGATTGGGTCGGCTCGCCGCGGTTGACCGGAGCGTTGAGCCGGTCGCGCCGCGGGGTGGTTGGCCGCTGCGTCGTCCGCACTCGCGTCGCGTCCGCTCCGGTTGGTACTCACCGTAGATTACGCCGTGAAATACGACGCGTATAGTGTCTCATCGTGGGCTGCGTGCGGTGGTGCTCGCAGACTAGCAATGGGGAAGGCGGGGAGGTGGCTCAAGAGCTTCCTGTCCGGGAAGAAGGACAGGCCGCGCGCCGAGGCgatggccgtggcggcggcgacgcctccCGCTACGGGGGCACCCAAGGACAAGCGGTGGAGCTTCAGGCGGCCGGGGCAGGAAGGGAAGGCCGCCGCGACGaccccggcggcggggcgtggcGGGCCGGACGAGGGGCTCGGTCTGTCGGCGACGGACATCGAGTTCGATCAGAAGAAGCACGCCGTggcggtcgcggtggcgaccgcggcggccgccgacgccgcggtggccgcggcgcacgcggcggcggcggtggcgcgcctgTCCTCTCGCAGGGCCAGCCTCgtcgaggacgcggcggcggtcagGATCCAGGCCACCTTCAGAGGCTACCTGGTACGCGTCCGCAGCTCAGGACCGCGCGCGGCAGGATTGGGATAATGCAACTCGACCAACCATTGATTCAGCTCATCTTGCGTGGCAGGCGAGGACGGCGCTGTGCGCGCTGAGGGGCATCGTGAAGCTCCAAGCTCTGGTGCGGGGCCAGCTGGTGAGGAAGCAGGCGAACGCCACGCTCCGGTGCATGCAGGCGCTGCTCGCGGCGCAGTCCCACCTGCGGGCGCAGCGCATGCGCGTCGTCCAGGAGCACTACCacctggtgccgccgccgccgcctccgcccaggCCACGGCACTCACGGCAGCACCCGAGGCACCGCCGGTCCTACGTAAGTTGGTTTCACTCACTCTGCCACACGGCGCCTGCAACACTCTGGTCTCGGGCAATGGCTAATCGCGGCGAGCATGGAAACCCAGGAGATGGACAGGTCCTGCGAGGAGAACGCCAAGATTGTGGAGATGGACATCGGCGAGCCGGCGCGGCGAGACGCGGCCAAGGACAGGCATCTCCTTGCCGAGCACCACGGCcggtgctcgccggcgccgtcggcggTGACGGAGCTGAGCCCGAGGGCGTACAGCGGCCACTTCGACGAGTTCTCGGTGGCGACGGCGCGGAGCAGCCCGCGGCACGGGTCGGCGGCCTCCGAGGCGTGCCCGAGCTACATGGCCAACACGGAGTCGTCCCGCGCCA
This window contains:
- the LOC120693063 gene encoding cilia- and flagella-associated protein 91-like, whose protein sequence is MGKAGRWLKSFLSGKKDRPRAEAMAVAAATPPATGAPKDKRWSFRRPGQEGKAAATTPAAGRGGPDEGLGLSATDIEFDQKKHAVAVAVATAAAADAAVAAAHAAAAVARLSSRRASLVEDAAAVRIQATFRGYLARTALCALRGIVKLQALVRGQLVRKQANATLRCMQALLAAQSHLRAQRMRVVQEHYHLVPPPPPPPRPRHSRQHPRHRRSYEMDRSCEENAKIVEMDIGEPARRDAAKDRHLLAEHHGRCSPAPSAVTELSPRAYSGHFDEFSVATARSSPRHGSAASEACPSYMANTESSRAKARSQSAPRQRTDALERQPSRRKGTPPRGGAKMQRSSSVAGAAPRGGGQSSPWSAGVRLDASLKDSECGSTSSVLTAATVYSRTRSLVGFEVRRGLY